One genomic segment of Heptranchias perlo isolate sHepPer1 chromosome 3, sHepPer1.hap1, whole genome shotgun sequence includes these proteins:
- the LOC137305795 gene encoding proline-rich protein HaeIII subfamily 1-like, which produces MVARVPSGSARVPSGSARSLRFLSPHLICVSTAGSTGSADETCSTSPGNRDRTPGNRDRTPGEQGPNPRGTGTEPPGDRDRTPGEQGPNPRGTGTEPQNRDRTPGEQGPNPRGTGTEPQNRDRTPGEQGPNPRTGTEPQNRDRTPRGTGTEPQNRDRTPGEQGPNPRGTGTEPQNRDRTPGEQGPNPRGTGTEPPGNRDRTPGEQGPNPPGNRDRTPGNRDRTPGNRDRTPGEQGPNPPGTGTEPPGNRDRTPRGTGTEPPGNRDRTPGEQGPNPRGTGTEPPEQGPNPRGTGTEPPGNRDRTPRGTGTEPPEQGPNPRGTGDHEAQKQQRDAGLSLRKEPRPRAAAFLRTRVRPLGAGEKEDWSPRLPGASDRAAPDPRTPLPIPGLTRSPDPGPHPRPLPLLTCLGRRPRAPSAD; this is translated from the exons ATGGTGGCCCGCGTTCCCTCCGGTTCCGCCCGCGTTCCCTCCGGTTCCGCCCGTTCCCTCCggttcctctctcctcacctaATCTGCGTCTCAACTGCAG GTTCCACTGGGTCTGCCGACGAAACCTGCAGCACATCGCCCGGGAACAGGGACCGAACCCCGGGGAACAGGGACCGAACCCCCGGGGAACAGGGACCGAACCCCCGGGGGACAGGGACCGAACCCCCGGGGGACAGGGACCGAACCCCCGGGGAACAGGGACCGAACCCCCGGGGAACAGGGACCGAACCCCAGAACAGGGACCGAACCCCCGGGGAACAGGGACCGAACCCCCGGGGAACAGGGACCGAACCCCAGAACAGGGACCGAACCCCCGGGGAACAGGGACCGAACCCCAGAACAGGGACCGAACCCCAGAACAGGGACCGAACCCCCCGGGGAACAGGGACCGAACCCCAGAACAGGGACCGAACCCCCGGGGAACAGGGACCGAACCCCCGGGGAACAGGGACCGAACCCCAGAACAGGGACCGAACCCCCGGGGAACAGGGACCGAACCCCCGGGGAACAGGGACCGAACCCCCGGGGAACAGGGACCGAACCCCCGGGGAACAGGGACCGAACCCCCCGGGGAACAGGGACCGAACCCCCGGGAACAGGGACCGAACCCCCGGGAACAGGGACCGAACCCCCGGGGAACAGGGACCGAACCCCCCGGGAACAGGGACCGAACCCCCCGGGAACAGGGACCGAACCCCCCGGGGAACAGGGACCGAACCCCCGGGGAACAGGGACCGAACCCCCGGGGAACAGGGACCGAACCCCCGGGGAACAGGGACCGAACCCCCGGAACAGGGACCGAACCCCCGGGGAACAGGGACCGAACCCCCGGGGAACAGGGACCGAACCCCCCGGGGAACAGGGACCGAACCCCCGGAACAGGGACCGAACCCCCGGGGAACAGGGGACCATGAGGCCCAGAAACAGCAGCGGGACGCCGGCCTCTCCCTCAGGAAAGAGCCGAGGCCGCGGGCCGCCGCCTTCCTCCGTACTCGAGTCCGGCCCCTGGGCGCCGGGGAAAAAGAAGACTGGAGTCCGCGGCTTCCCGGGGCCTCGGACCGCGCAGCTCCCGATCCCCGGACCCCGCTCCCGATCCCCGGCCTCACCCGATCCCCGGACCCCGGACCCCATCCCCGGCCTCTCCCGCTCCTCACCTGCCTGGGCCGCAGGCCCCGAGCTCCGAGCGCCGACTGA